In one window of Escherichia coli DSM 30083 = JCM 1649 = ATCC 11775 DNA:
- the srlR gene encoding glucitol operon DNA-binding transcriptional repressor SrlR: MKPRQRQAAILEYLQKQGKCSVEELAQYFDTTGTTIRKDLVILEHAGTVIRTYGGVVLNKEESDPPIDHKTLINTHKKELIAEAAVGFIHDGDSIILDAGSTVLQMVPLLSRFNNITVMTNSLHIVNALSELDNEQTILMPGGTFRKKSASFHGQLAENAFEHFTFDKLFMGTDGIDLNAGVTTFNEVYTVSKAMCNAAREVILMADSSKFGRKSPNVVCSLESVDKLITDAGIDPAFRQALEEKGIDVIITGESNE; the protein is encoded by the coding sequence ATGAAACCTCGTCAGCGTCAGGCCGCCATTCTGGAGTATCTACAAAAGCAGGGTAAATGCTCGGTTGAAGAATTGGCGCAATACTTTGACACCACAGGCACAACCATTCGCAAAGATCTGGTCATTCTGGAACATGCCGGAACCGTCATTCGTACTTATGGCGGCGTGGTGTTGAACAAAGAGGAATCCGATCCGCCTATCGATCATAAAACGCTTATCAACACCCACAAAAAAGAGCTGATTGCAGAAGCTGCCGTTGGTTTTATTCATGATGGCGACTCAATAATTCTTGATGCTGGCAGTACCGTGTTGCAGATGGTGCCCCTGCTCTCGCGCTTTAATAACATCACGGTGATGACCAACAGCCTGCACATCGTCAATGCGCTATCCGAACTGGATAACGAACAAACTATACTGATGCCAGGCGGAACATTTCGCAAAAAATCGGCCTCATTTCACGGGCAACTGGCAGAGAATGCCTTCGAGCATTTCACCTTCGATAAATTGTTTATGGGCACCGACGGCATCGATCTCAATGCGGGCGTAACCACCTTTAACGAGGTCTATACCGTCAGTAAGGCGATGTGTAATGCCGCGCGCGAAGTGATTTTGATGGCTGACTCATCGAAGTTTGGTCGTAAAAGCCCCAACGTGGTTTGTAGTCTTGAAAGCGTCGATAAGCTGATTACCGACGCAGGTATCGATCCAGCGTTTCGTCAGGCGCTGGAAGAAAAAGGGATCGACGTGATCATAACCGGAGAGAGCAATGAGTGA
- the norR gene encoding nitric oxide reductase transcriptional regulator NorR has translation MSFSVDVLANIAIELQRGIGHQDRFQRLITTLRQVLECDASALLRYDSRQFIPLAIDGLAKDVLGRRFALEGHPRLEAIARAGDVVRFPADSELPDPYDGLIPGQESLKVHACVGLPLFAGQNLIGALTLDGMQPDQFDVFSDEELRLIAALAAGALSNALLIEQLESQNMLPGDAAPFEAVKQTQMIGLSPGMTQLKKEIEIVAASDLNVLISGETGTGKELVAKAIHEASPRAVNPLVYLNCAALPESVAESELFGHVKGAFTGAISNRSGKFEMADNGTLFLDEIGELSLALQAKLLRVLQYGDIQRVGDDRSLRVDVRVLAATNRDLREEVLAGRFRADLFHRLSVFPLSVPPLRERGDDVILLAGYFCEQCRLRLGLSRVVLSAGARNLLQHYNFPGNVRELEHAIHRAVVLSRATRSGDEVILEAQHFAFPEVTLPPPEAAAVPVVKQNLREATEAFQRETIRQALAQNHHNWAACARMLETDVANLHRLAKRLGLKD, from the coding sequence ATGAGTTTTTCCGTTGATGTGCTGGCGAATATCGCCATCGAATTGCAGCGTGGGATTGGTCATCAGGATCGTTTTCAGCGCCTGATCACCACGCTGCGTCAGGTGCTGGAGTGCGATGCGTCTGCGTTGCTACGTTACGACTCGCGGCAGTTTATTCCGCTTGCCATCGACGGGCTGGCGAAGGATGTACTCGGTAGACGCTTTGCGCTGGAAGGTCATCCACGGCTGGAAGCGATTGCCCGCGCGGGTGATGTGGTGCGCTTTCCCGCAGACAGCGAATTGCCCGATCCTTATGACGGTTTGATTCCAGGGCAGGAGAGTCTGAAGGTTCACGCCTGCGTTGGTTTGCCGTTGTTTGCCGGGCAAAACCTGATCGGTGCCTTGACGCTCGACGGGATGCAGCCCGATCAGTTCGATGTTTTCAGCGACGAAGAGCTACGGCTGATTGCCGCACTGGCGGCGGGAGCGTTAAGCAATGCATTGCTGATTGAACAACTGGAAAGCCAGAATATGCTGCCAGGCGATGCCGCGCCGTTTGAAGCGGTGAAACAGACGCAGATGATTGGTTTGTCCCCTGGCATGACGCAATTGAAAAAAGAGATTGAGATTGTGGCGGCATCCGATCTCAACGTTTTAATTAGCGGTGAGACGGGAACCGGTAAGGAGCTGGTGGCGAAAGCGATTCATGAAGCCTCGCCACGGGCGGTGAATCCGCTGGTCTATCTCAACTGTGCCGCACTGCCGGAAAGTGTGGCGGAAAGTGAGTTGTTCGGGCATGTGAAAGGGGCGTTTACTGGTGCTATCAGTAACCGCAGCGGGAAGTTTGAAATGGCGGATAACGGCACGCTGTTTCTCGATGAGATCGGCGAGTTGTCGTTGGCATTGCAGGCCAAGCTGCTGAGGGTGTTGCAGTATGGCGATATTCAACGCGTTGGCGATGACCGCAGTTTGCGGGTCGATGTGCGCGTGCTGGCGGCGACTAACCGTGACTTACGCGAAGAGGTACTGGCAGGGCGATTTCGCGCTGACTTGTTCCACCGCCTGAGCGTGTTTCCACTTTCAGTGCCGCCGCTGCGTGAGCGGGGCGATGATGTCATTCTGCTGGCGGGGTATTTCTGCGAGCAGTGTCGTTTGCGGCTGGGGCTCTCCCGCGTGGTATTAAGTGCCGGAGCGCGAAATTTACTGCAACACTACAATTTTCCGGGAAACGTGCGCGAACTGGAACATGCTATTCATCGGGCGGTAGTATTGTCGAGAGCCACCCGCAGCGGCGATGAAGTGATTCTTGAGGCGCAACATTTTGCTTTTCCTGAGGTGACGTTGCCGCCGCCAGAAGCGGCGGCGGTGCCCGTTGTTAAGCAAAACCTGCGTGAAGCGACAGAAGCGTTCCAGCGTGAAACCATTCGTCAGGCACTGGCGCAAAATCATCACAACTGGGCCGCCTGTGCGCGGATGCTGGAAACCGACGTCGCCAACCTGCATCGGCTGGCGAAACGTCTGGGGCTGAAGGATTAA
- the gutQ gene encoding arabinose-5-phosphate isomerase GutQ, with protein MSEALLNAGRQTLMLELQEASHLPERLGDDFVRAANIILHCEGKVVVSGIGKSGHIGKKIAATLASTGTPAFFVHPAEALHGDLGMIESRDVMLFISYSGGAKELDLIIPRLEDKSIALLAMTGKPTSPLGLAAKAVLDISVEREACPMHLAPTSSTVNTLMMGDALAMAVMQARGFNEEDFARSHPAGALGARLLNKVHHLMRRDDAIPQVALTASVMDAMLELSRTGLGLVAVCDDQRLVKGVFTDGDLRRWLVGGGALTTPVNEAMTVGGTTLQSQSRAIDAKEILMKRKITAAPVVDENGKLTGAINLQDFYQAGII; from the coding sequence ATGAGTGAAGCACTACTGAACGCGGGACGTCAGACGTTAATGCTGGAGTTGCAGGAAGCAAGCCATTTACCGGAACGTCTGGGCGATGATTTCGTTCGCGCCGCCAATATCATCCTGCACTGCGAAGGCAAAGTGGTGGTTTCGGGAATTGGCAAATCGGGCCACATTGGTAAGAAAATCGCCGCAACGCTTGCCAGCACCGGCACACCGGCTTTTTTTGTCCATCCGGCAGAAGCACTGCACGGCGATCTGGGGATGATTGAAAGCCGCGATGTGATGCTGTTTATCTCTTATTCCGGTGGCGCGAAGGAACTGGATCTCATTATTCCGCGTCTGGAAGACAAATCTATCGCGCTGCTGGCAATGACCGGAAAACCGACGTCACCGCTGGGCCTGGCGGCGAAAGCGGTGCTGGATATCTCCGTAGAGCGCGAAGCCTGCCCGATGCACCTTGCGCCGACCTCCAGCACCGTGAATACCCTGATGATGGGCGACGCGCTGGCGATGGCGGTCATGCAGGCGCGCGGATTTAATGAAGAAGATTTTGCCCGCTCCCACCCAGCCGGGGCACTGGGCGCTCGCTTGCTGAACAAAGTGCATCATCTTATGCGTCGTGACGATGCCATCCCGCAGGTGGCGTTAACCGCCAGCGTGATGGACGCAATGCTGGAACTTAGCCGCACCGGTTTAGGTCTGGTGGCAGTGTGCGATGATCAACGACTGGTGAAAGGCGTCTTTACCGACGGTGATTTACGTCGCTGGCTGGTTGGCGGCGGCGCACTCACCACGCCAGTCAATGAAGCGATGACGGTCGGCGGCACCACGTTGCAATCGCAAAGCCGTGCCATCGACGCCAAAGAAATCCTGATGAAACGCAAAATCACCGCCGCACCGGTAGTGGATGAAAACGGCAAACTCACCGGCGCAATTAACCTGCAGGATTTCTATCAGGCCGGGATTATTTAA